A genomic window from Solanum stenotomum isolate F172 chromosome 10, ASM1918654v1, whole genome shotgun sequence includes:
- the LOC125841264 gene encoding SPX domain-containing membrane protein At4g22990-like isoform X2 — MVAFGKKLKDRQIQEWQGYYINYKLMKKKVKQYDNQIKAGSLDRRHVLKDFSRMLDNQIERIVLFMLEQQGLLASRISELNKQQESLQEQPDISKIIELRESYRDVGRDLLKLLFFVEINAIGLRKILKKFDKRFGYRFTDYYVKTRANHPYSQLQQVFKHVGLGAVVGAISRNLADLQDRQGSYLSIYDQPSLPLQDSVVDSLQAAVDRLSHSTNFLNFLAQHALIMQEEFPTPVEEQVDDQRYHFMSLILNLANTFLYMVNTYIIVPTADDYSMSLGAAATVCGIVIGAMAVAQIFSSVYFSAWSNRSYFRPLVFSSIVLFVGNIMYALAYDLKSIPVLLIGRIFCGLGSARAVNRRYISDCVPLKIRMQASAGFVSASALGMACGPALAGLLQTNFKIYKLTFNQDTLPGWLMAFAWLVYLIWLWISFREPATETEVNTGPQEPSNNENDVLENGITQPLLLKVEDNQQDDENDQEYDESEEAPEESRQPANSIAEAYRLLTPSVKVQLLIYFMLKYAMEVLLSESSVVTTYYFSWSTGTVAIFLACLGLTVLPINVVVGSYISNMFEDRQILLVSEIMVFLGILGSFHIVSPYTVPQYVCSGLIMFVAAEVLEGVNLSLLSRVMSSRLSRGTYNGGLLSTEAGTFARVIADVTITLAGYLGQSKLLNVTLLPSLLICLASIIATCYTYNSLY, encoded by the exons ATTGAAAGAATTGTTCTGTTTATGTTGGAACAACAAGGATTGCTGGCGAGCAGGATATCTGAACTTAATAAacagcaagagtctcttcaagaACAGCCTGATATATCCAAAATAATCGAGTTGCGAGAATCTTATAGAGATGTGGGACGTGATCTTCTGAAGCTTCTTTTTTTCGTTGAAATAAATGCCATTGGATTGCGGAAGATCCTCAAGAAATTTGACAAACGTTTTGGGTATCGATTCACTGATTATTATGTCAAAACCCGGGCTAATCATCCTTATTCCCAACTTCAGCAAGTTTTCAAGCATGTG GGGCTAGGGGCAGTTGTTGGAGCAATATCTCGTAATCTTGCTGATCTTCAGGACCGTCAGGGAAGCTACTTGTCAATTTATGACCAGCCTTCTCTTCCGCTCCAG GATTCTGTTGTTGATTCATTGCAAGCAGCTGTTGATAGATTAAGTCATTCAACAAACTTCCTTAACTTTTTGGCCCAACATGCACTTATCATGCAAGAAGAGTTTCCAACTCCTGTTGAGGAACAAGTTGATGATCAGAGATACCATTTTATGTCACTTATCTTAAACTTGGCAAATACCTTCCTTTATATGGTCAATACATATATCATTGTTCCAACAGCAGATGATTATTCTATGAGCCTTGGTGCTGCTGCAACAGTTTGTGGGATTGTGATCGGTGCCATGGCTGTTGCACAGATCTTTTCCTCTGTGTATTTCAGTGCTTGGTCAAACAGGTCTTATTTCAGACCTCTGGTATTTAGCAGTATAGTTCTCTTTGTGGGGAATATCATGTATGCACTGGCTTATGATCTCAAATCAATACCAGTTCTCCTTATTGGTCGAATATTTTGTGG TTTGGGTTCTGCCAGAGCAGTGAACCGACGTTACATCAGTGACTGTGTGCCCCTTAAAATCCGGATGCAGGCTTCAGCTGGATTTGTCAGTGCTAGCGCTCTTGGGATGGCATGTGGCCCTGCACTTGCTGGGTTACTCCAAACTAATTTTAAGATTTACAAGTTGACATTCAATCAAGATACTTTGCCTGGTTGGCTCATGGCTTTTGCATGGTTAGTCTATTTGATATGGTTGTGGATCTCATTCAGAGAACCTGCTACTGAAACTGAAGTGAACACTGGTCCTCAAGAACCTTCTAATAATG AAAATGATGTCCTTGAAAATGGCATTACACAACCATTGCTCTTAAAAGTGGAGGACAATCAACAAGATGATGAGAATGACCAAGAATATGATGAGAGTGAAGAAGCTCCTGAGGAATCTCGTCAGCCAGCCAACTCTATAGCTGAAGCATACAGATTACTTACACCTTCGGTGAAG GTTCAATTATTAATCTACTTCATGCTGAAATATGCTATGGAGGTTTTACTTTCAGAATCCAGTGTTGTTACGACATATTACTTTAGCTGGTCAACGGGCACTGTGGCAATTTTTCTTGCATGTCTTGGCCTCACGGTTCTTCCAATAAATGTTGTAGTTGGGAGCTACATAAGTAATATGTTTGAAGACAG GCAAATTTTGTTGGTATCTGAAATTATGGTTTTTCTTGGTATACTTGGGAGCTTTCATATTGTAAGCCCATACACTGTGCCACAATATGTCTGCTCTGGGCTTATAATGTTTGTAGCTGCTGAAGTGTTAGAAG GTGTCAATCTATCGCTCCTCTCTCGAGTAATGTCATCCAGACTTTCTCGTGGAACCTACAATGGGGGTCTCTTGTCAACAGAAGCTGGCACATTTGCTCGGGTGATTGCAGATGTAACCATAACCCTTGCTGGGTATTTGGGACAGAGTAAGCTCTTGAACGTCACACTCCTCCCTTCACTTTTGATTTGTCTAGCATCCATTATCGCGACCTGTTACACGTACAATTCTCTTTACTGA
- the LOC125841264 gene encoding SPX domain-containing membrane protein At4g22990-like isoform X1 has translation MVAFGKKLKDRQIQEWQGYYINYKLMKKKVKQYDNQIKAGSLDRRHVLKDFSRMLDNQIERIVLFMLEQQGLLASRISELNKQQESLQEQPDISKIIELRESYRDVGRDLLKLLFFVEINAIGLRKILKKFDKRFGYRFTDYYVKTRANHPYSQLQQVFKHVGLGAVVGAISRNLADLQDRQGSYLSIYDQPSLPLQDSVVDSLQAAVDRLSHSTNFLNFLAQHALIMQEEFPTPVEEQVDDQRYHFMSLILNLANTFLYMVNTYIIVPTADDYSMSLGAAATVCGIVIGAMAVAQIFSSVYFSAWSNRSYFRPLVFSSIVLFVGNIMYALAYDLKSIPVLLIGRIFCGLGSARAVNRRYISDCVPLKIRMQASAGFVSASALGMACGPALAGLLQTNFKIYKLTFNQDTLPGWLMAFAWLVYLIWLWISFREPATETEVNTGPQEPSNNVENDVLENGITQPLLLKVEDNQQDDENDQEYDESEEAPEESRQPANSIAEAYRLLTPSVKVQLLIYFMLKYAMEVLLSESSVVTTYYFSWSTGTVAIFLACLGLTVLPINVVVGSYISNMFEDRQILLVSEIMVFLGILGSFHIVSPYTVPQYVCSGLIMFVAAEVLEGVNLSLLSRVMSSRLSRGTYNGGLLSTEAGTFARVIADVTITLAGYLGQSKLLNVTLLPSLLICLASIIATCYTYNSLY, from the exons ATTGAAAGAATTGTTCTGTTTATGTTGGAACAACAAGGATTGCTGGCGAGCAGGATATCTGAACTTAATAAacagcaagagtctcttcaagaACAGCCTGATATATCCAAAATAATCGAGTTGCGAGAATCTTATAGAGATGTGGGACGTGATCTTCTGAAGCTTCTTTTTTTCGTTGAAATAAATGCCATTGGATTGCGGAAGATCCTCAAGAAATTTGACAAACGTTTTGGGTATCGATTCACTGATTATTATGTCAAAACCCGGGCTAATCATCCTTATTCCCAACTTCAGCAAGTTTTCAAGCATGTG GGGCTAGGGGCAGTTGTTGGAGCAATATCTCGTAATCTTGCTGATCTTCAGGACCGTCAGGGAAGCTACTTGTCAATTTATGACCAGCCTTCTCTTCCGCTCCAG GATTCTGTTGTTGATTCATTGCAAGCAGCTGTTGATAGATTAAGTCATTCAACAAACTTCCTTAACTTTTTGGCCCAACATGCACTTATCATGCAAGAAGAGTTTCCAACTCCTGTTGAGGAACAAGTTGATGATCAGAGATACCATTTTATGTCACTTATCTTAAACTTGGCAAATACCTTCCTTTATATGGTCAATACATATATCATTGTTCCAACAGCAGATGATTATTCTATGAGCCTTGGTGCTGCTGCAACAGTTTGTGGGATTGTGATCGGTGCCATGGCTGTTGCACAGATCTTTTCCTCTGTGTATTTCAGTGCTTGGTCAAACAGGTCTTATTTCAGACCTCTGGTATTTAGCAGTATAGTTCTCTTTGTGGGGAATATCATGTATGCACTGGCTTATGATCTCAAATCAATACCAGTTCTCCTTATTGGTCGAATATTTTGTGG TTTGGGTTCTGCCAGAGCAGTGAACCGACGTTACATCAGTGACTGTGTGCCCCTTAAAATCCGGATGCAGGCTTCAGCTGGATTTGTCAGTGCTAGCGCTCTTGGGATGGCATGTGGCCCTGCACTTGCTGGGTTACTCCAAACTAATTTTAAGATTTACAAGTTGACATTCAATCAAGATACTTTGCCTGGTTGGCTCATGGCTTTTGCATGGTTAGTCTATTTGATATGGTTGTGGATCTCATTCAGAGAACCTGCTACTGAAACTGAAGTGAACACTGGTCCTCAAGAACCTTCTAATAATG TAGAAAATGATGTCCTTGAAAATGGCATTACACAACCATTGCTCTTAAAAGTGGAGGACAATCAACAAGATGATGAGAATGACCAAGAATATGATGAGAGTGAAGAAGCTCCTGAGGAATCTCGTCAGCCAGCCAACTCTATAGCTGAAGCATACAGATTACTTACACCTTCGGTGAAG GTTCAATTATTAATCTACTTCATGCTGAAATATGCTATGGAGGTTTTACTTTCAGAATCCAGTGTTGTTACGACATATTACTTTAGCTGGTCAACGGGCACTGTGGCAATTTTTCTTGCATGTCTTGGCCTCACGGTTCTTCCAATAAATGTTGTAGTTGGGAGCTACATAAGTAATATGTTTGAAGACAG GCAAATTTTGTTGGTATCTGAAATTATGGTTTTTCTTGGTATACTTGGGAGCTTTCATATTGTAAGCCCATACACTGTGCCACAATATGTCTGCTCTGGGCTTATAATGTTTGTAGCTGCTGAAGTGTTAGAAG GTGTCAATCTATCGCTCCTCTCTCGAGTAATGTCATCCAGACTTTCTCGTGGAACCTACAATGGGGGTCTCTTGTCAACAGAAGCTGGCACATTTGCTCGGGTGATTGCAGATGTAACCATAACCCTTGCTGGGTATTTGGGACAGAGTAAGCTCTTGAACGTCACACTCCTCCCTTCACTTTTGATTTGTCTAGCATCCATTATCGCGACCTGTTACACGTACAATTCTCTTTACTGA